Proteins found in one Pelobacter seleniigenes DSM 18267 genomic segment:
- a CDS encoding OmpW/AlkL family protein, translating into MTMKWHGKVLLGLTIITVMVCFLAGTATADEYKKFGVRVRGLGIFPDAKADSALSSLDLDVSEDLTPELDLEYWFTPYLSTELILGVSRHDITAGSDYVGSTWLLPPTLTLKYHFMPDGKISPYVGAGINYVIPFKEKLNLTNDFSIDSSLGWAAQVGVDLALGNDWYANLDLKYLNLETEMDIAGTKYDLDLNPLVVGIGVGYRF; encoded by the coding sequence ATGACAATGAAATGGCACGGAAAGGTATTGCTTGGGCTTACAATTATTACCGTTATGGTTTGCTTTTTGGCCGGAACTGCCACCGCCGATGAGTACAAAAAATTTGGGGTCAGGGTCAGGGGGCTCGGAATCTTCCCTGATGCCAAAGCTGACAGTGCCCTGTCCAGTCTCGATCTGGACGTTTCCGAGGATTTGACTCCGGAACTTGACCTGGAGTACTGGTTTACACCTTACCTCTCTACCGAGCTGATCCTGGGTGTCAGCCGGCATGACATTACCGCGGGTAGCGACTATGTCGGCAGTACCTGGCTGCTGCCGCCGACTTTGACTCTGAAATATCACTTCATGCCCGACGGCAAAATCAGTCCCTACGTGGGGGCCGGGATCAACTATGTGATCCCGTTTAAAGAAAAACTCAATCTGACCAATGACTTCAGCATCGACAGTAGCTTGGGCTGGGCTGCCCAGGTCGGCGTTGACCTTGCCCTGGGCAACGACTGGTATGCCAACCTGGATCTCAAGTATCTCAATCTTGAAACCGAGATGGATATTGCCGGGACGAAATACGATCTGGATCTTAACCCGCTGGTGGTCGGAATCGGGGTCGGGTACCGGTTCTAG
- the aroE gene encoding shikimate dehydrogenase, with translation MNRTGTRVMLVFGDPIAHSLSPLMQNAALQKAGVNAVYGACRVPKEQIGAAVAAVRLLNVWGVNLTVPLKEVVCPFLDELDPAAQLIGAVNTIVNRDGHLVGYNTDVYGVRRTLDLDLGFDPAGKRVMILGAGGASRAAIVALCQAGAASLGIANRTVARAETLIAEFAPAFPKTAFHACSLSSLDLGNGLKKADLLINATSVGLKGDRFVDFPWPALPDHAPVLDIVYSTEETSFVAAAKRHGHMATGGLGMLAAQGEKAFELWTGIAPQEWLMRSCLNAAQGKPTLLPMEGNLLAGMIGS, from the coding sequence GTGAATAGAACAGGGACTAGAGTCATGCTGGTTTTTGGCGATCCGATCGCGCATTCGCTGTCGCCGCTGATGCAGAATGCCGCTTTGCAGAAAGCGGGAGTCAATGCCGTTTACGGAGCCTGCCGGGTTCCCAAAGAGCAGATTGGAGCAGCGGTGGCCGCTGTTCGCCTGCTGAATGTCTGGGGTGTCAACCTGACGGTTCCCCTGAAGGAAGTCGTTTGTCCTTTCCTTGATGAGCTTGACCCTGCCGCGCAACTGATCGGTGCGGTCAATACCATCGTCAACCGGGACGGTCACCTGGTGGGGTATAACACCGATGTCTATGGAGTCCGGCGGACCCTGGATCTTGATCTCGGGTTTGATCCGGCCGGAAAGCGGGTGATGATTCTCGGGGCGGGTGGGGCCAGCCGGGCCGCTATCGTTGCCCTATGCCAGGCCGGAGCCGCTTCTCTCGGCATTGCCAACCGCACCGTCGCGCGGGCCGAAACGCTCATTGCCGAATTTGCCCCGGCATTTCCGAAGACCGCTTTTCACGCCTGCTCGCTGTCCTCCCTTGACCTTGGCAATGGCTTGAAGAAGGCCGATCTGCTTATCAATGCCACCTCGGTGGGGTTGAAAGGGGATCGTTTTGTCGACTTCCCCTGGCCGGCGCTGCCTGACCATGCCCCGGTGCTCGATATCGTCTACAGCACTGAAGAGACGTCTTTTGTCGCCGCCGCCAAACGCCATGGCCATATGGCTACCGGCGGGCTCGGCATGCTCGCTGCCCAGGGGGAGAAAGCCTTCGAACTCTGGACCGGGATTGCGCCACAAGAGTGGCTGATGCGTTCCTGTCTGAATGCCGCCCAGGGTAAACCCACTCTGCTGCCGATGGAAGGCAACCTGTTGGCCGGCATGATCGGTTCCTGA
- the ptsP gene encoding phosphoenolpyruvate--protein phosphotransferase, producing the protein MVGIVVVSHSHSLVAGLQDLVAQMVPEMSNIVYVGGTGDPENPIGTDPMQVLQAINQVGGADGVLVLMDLGSALLSAETALDFLEELPRERVRLSSAPLVEGTLSAAIQASMGADLEMVAAEAESALTVKIQQLGETGPDSSAASGEEPSGDTLELELVIQNANGLHARPAARLVTCAGSFAAKIWIQKNGTRANAKSINQVATLGIRKGDRVVLTFAGADAAAAQQAVAALHADNFGETESQTAPVPVTEKSVAGGDEAGVLSGVPVARGIAIGPVQTYLSTVVEVTPRTVADSAAETDRFKDALQAAVKNSEQLRIQTKASAGKEQAEIFEFHKLLLQDEETVNKAIAMISEQQQCAEYAWKTVTDAVAESYAAVNDDYLRARAADVYDIQQAVLLRLGAGVSSHFAPAEPVIVFARELSPSAVADLPRDKVLGLCLATGGGTSHAAIIAAARGIPAVVGVKGALAAVKDGQLVILDGEAGRILTAPDGAVLATYRNKQADWLRIQERQRQTSQEPAVTADGVRIGIEANIGGTADLQSALDNGAEGVGLFRTEFLFLDRNDEPDEDEQCAIYRRVAEEMGERPVIIRTLDIGGDKPVPYVFSDPEENPFLGLRGIRLTLANPELFLRQLRAILRASVGSGIKIMFPMISTLAEFQEAVAVLDEAKAQLRSQGIAFNEAISVGVMIEVPAAVASADQLAAAADFFSIGTNDLAQYVMAADRGNPNVASLPDPFQPAVLRMIKQTVSAGHDAGIPVGMCGAFAGLPEAAGLLVGLGLDELSMNAAAIPAQKDALRQWSAATAAELTRDALAANSAADVRQLSRNRQPAP; encoded by the coding sequence ATGGTCGGAATTGTGGTTGTTTCGCATAGTCACAGCCTGGTTGCCGGGCTGCAGGATCTGGTTGCCCAGATGGTTCCGGAAATGAGTAATATCGTTTATGTCGGCGGGACCGGCGATCCGGAAAACCCGATCGGGACCGACCCCATGCAGGTTCTTCAGGCGATCAACCAGGTGGGCGGAGCGGACGGTGTCCTGGTCCTGATGGATTTGGGCAGCGCTTTGCTCAGTGCTGAAACCGCCCTCGATTTTCTCGAGGAACTGCCGCGGGAGCGAGTGCGACTGAGTTCTGCACCGCTGGTGGAAGGAACGCTCTCTGCCGCCATTCAGGCCTCCATGGGGGCTGATCTGGAGATGGTGGCGGCGGAAGCGGAGAGTGCACTGACGGTCAAAATTCAGCAATTGGGGGAGACCGGTCCGGATTCAAGCGCCGCCAGTGGCGAGGAGCCCAGCGGGGATACCTTGGAACTGGAACTGGTCATCCAGAATGCCAACGGCCTCCATGCCCGCCCTGCGGCGCGCCTGGTGACCTGTGCCGGTTCGTTCGCGGCGAAAATCTGGATTCAAAAAAACGGCACGCGGGCCAACGCTAAAAGTATCAACCAGGTCGCCACCCTGGGAATCCGCAAAGGGGATCGGGTGGTCCTGACCTTTGCCGGGGCGGATGCCGCGGCGGCACAGCAGGCCGTTGCAGCACTGCATGCGGATAACTTTGGTGAAACCGAAAGCCAAACAGCCCCGGTCCCGGTCACGGAGAAAAGCGTTGCCGGGGGGGACGAAGCAGGTGTCCTCAGCGGCGTGCCAGTGGCCAGGGGAATTGCCATCGGTCCCGTTCAGACCTATCTTTCGACCGTCGTTGAGGTGACACCCCGGACCGTTGCCGACAGCGCAGCGGAAACCGACCGGTTCAAAGACGCCCTGCAGGCCGCGGTCAAAAACAGCGAGCAGCTACGGATCCAGACCAAAGCCAGCGCCGGCAAGGAGCAGGCCGAGATCTTTGAATTCCACAAGCTTTTGCTGCAGGACGAAGAAACTGTTAACAAGGCCATCGCAATGATCAGCGAGCAACAGCAGTGCGCCGAATACGCCTGGAAAACTGTCACCGATGCCGTGGCCGAGAGTTATGCAGCGGTTAACGATGACTATCTGAGAGCTCGGGCTGCCGATGTTTACGATATTCAGCAAGCGGTCCTGCTCCGGCTTGGCGCTGGAGTCAGTTCCCATTTTGCACCTGCTGAACCGGTCATTGTCTTTGCCCGGGAATTATCCCCCTCCGCAGTGGCGGACCTCCCCCGGGACAAGGTCCTGGGACTCTGCCTGGCGACCGGCGGGGGAACCTCCCATGCGGCGATTATCGCAGCCGCCCGCGGTATTCCGGCAGTGGTCGGAGTCAAAGGGGCGCTGGCTGCGGTCAAAGACGGGCAGCTGGTCATTCTGGATGGCGAAGCCGGGCGGATTCTGACCGCCCCGGACGGTGCAGTCCTGGCCACCTACCGGAACAAACAGGCCGACTGGTTGCGGATCCAGGAACGCCAGCGGCAAACCAGCCAGGAACCGGCCGTCACCGCGGACGGGGTCCGCATCGGGATTGAGGCCAATATCGGTGGAACCGCGGACCTGCAGTCGGCGCTGGATAATGGCGCTGAAGGGGTTGGGCTGTTTCGGACCGAATTCCTGTTTCTGGACCGTAATGACGAACCGGATGAGGATGAGCAATGCGCCATCTATCGCCGCGTTGCCGAGGAAATGGGGGAGCGTCCGGTGATTATCCGCACCCTCGATATCGGCGGCGACAAACCGGTCCCCTATGTTTTCAGCGATCCGGAAGAGAACCCTTTCCTGGGGCTGCGGGGTATTCGCCTGACCCTGGCCAACCCAGAGCTGTTTCTGCGCCAGTTGCGGGCGATCCTGCGTGCCAGCGTCGGCAGCGGGATCAAGATCATGTTTCCGATGATCAGTACCCTTGCCGAGTTTCAGGAGGCCGTAGCTGTACTGGATGAAGCCAAGGCACAGCTGCGCTCTCAGGGGATCGCCTTTAACGAAGCCATCTCGGTCGGGGTGATGATCGAAGTTCCGGCCGCCGTCGCCAGCGCCGATCAATTGGCCGCCGCCGCGGATTTTTTCAGCATCGGGACCAACGATCTCGCCCAATATGTGATGGCGGCCGATCGCGGTAACCCGAATGTTGCCAGCTTGCCCGATCCTTTCCAGCCGGCGGTGCTGAGGATGATCAAACAGACGGTCAGTGCCGGTCATGATGCCGGGATTCCGGTCGGCATGTGTGGAGCATTTGCCGGCCTGCCGGAAGCGGCGGGGTTGCTGGTCGGTCTCGGCCTGGATGAATTGAGCATGAATGCGGCCGCAATTCCCGCCCAGAAGGATGCGCTCCGCCAGTGGTCCGCCGCCACCGCCGCAGAACTGACCCGGGACGCGCTCGCCGCAAATTCGGCGGCGGATGTCCGCCAACTGAGTCGGAACCGGCAGCCTGCCCCCTGA